CTATAAATCATAAAACGGGTCCTCTCCATTTCGAGTCAATGTAATGCCGTcaatgttggattttttttctataaacctcatgtattttgtaattttgtttttcaataggTTCACCATTCCTCATCAACGCATACCCATACTTCGCATACAAGGCAAGCCCAAAACAAGTGTCATTGGACTTTGTTTTGTTCCAACAAAACCAAGGAACTATAGATCCATCAACAAATCTCCACTATGACAACATGTTGTTTGCACAAATAGACGCAGTTTATGCAGCACTAGCTGCCCTGGGTTACAAGAAACTACCCGTTCATATTTCGGAGACGGGGTGGCCATCCAAAGGTGATGAAGACGAGGCTGGTGCAACCCCAGACAACGCAAAGAAGTACAATGGGAATTTGATGAAGCTTATGAGCCAAAAGAAAGGGACACCTATGAAACCTGACTCAGACCTCAACATTTATGTGTTTGCTATGTTCAACGAGAACATGAAGCCCGGTCCAACTTCAGAAAGGAATTACGGGTTATTTAAGCCTGATGGAACACCTGTGTACTCGCTTGGAATTGCCTTAAGCAACAGTACATTTAGTAACACTACAAGTTTCGGTGGATCTAGTGGGAGTTCTGACACGCCAACCTCGTCACAAGGCAGTTCTTCCACTGGTTATTTGACCATTTCGTCTGCTACTACGGTcagtttttgttcattttgctTTGGGAGAAATTACATGATACCTCCAAATTTGTTTGGGCATAGATTAATTTCCAACAATCCTATGCACATAACCTAATTTCACATTTTGTCTACTTATGATGGGAGAAGCTTCATTTTTATATGCATCGAACTGTTTTTATTATGCACGCCAATCATAAATTGACACATAAGTTGAATACAAAATTGAGTGTCTCAATTAATGTTTAGTTTTGGATCAAATATTGTCATTTATACTATGTCACATACCTAAGAATTACTTGAAGAATATATGTTGTGATTGGTATTAATAAAGTGGTGAGTCATGGGTTCATGTAAAATTATGAAGGTCAATGGCACTATTCAATTTCCCTCATCACAATCAAATATCCTTTTTTTTACATACCTAAAAAACAATCATATAATATGTCCCATCAAAATTTGTGAAAACTTGTATTTTAAGATTATTAACATACACATGATCactcttatcaaaaaaaaaaaaaaaaaaaacatacacatGATCACCGCAATCAGCACATAACTAGTTGGTTGGGTTTGGACCGTTGGAGGAATTTATAGAAGGAATGGACCTTTTTGTCAGTCTTAATCAATTTCTGTTACTgtggttaaaaataaaaactacagGGACTTACTTTGTAATAGTTATCTAGCTAAACCAAACGTAGCCATAGTCTCTCTTTCTTTATGTTTAGTACTGTTTTTTAGTGTGTAAAAGTGCAGTCATGGTGAGCCATAGTGAGGTACCATGTGCACTGTGTAGTGGTGCCATACTTTTCACCCGTTGATCATCTTCTACATTACTAAAAATCTTGATTAgattttttaccaaaattttatgttatgtaatcagtgaatgaatgaatgaactTTTTGAAAACGTTGATGACGTGGTCCCGAGTCATAATTGATAGGGGACATGTGGTGTACAGATCTAAAGCTCTTGGAATCTCGAGGCACATTTGTTATTATTGAAAGCCTCACAAAATGTTACCGTTCCGCATTTATAGAATTGTCCAAAGTGTTTGGCAAGAACTTAAAACTAAATCTTAGTTGTCCGAAACATATTAATGATAATCTGTTCTAGAatagaaattaacaaaaaaaaactttatattaaaaatcgtgcatttttatttttaaatttatggtcggtcatattaatattttgagttttggtaattgtttttaattgattaaaCTAACACAAACGGTGCTTTATTGGATTGATTTCAGAAAAGATACCCATTGGTTGGCCCAGTAtcctttttctttatgtttATGATCAAATTGTTGCTGTAAAGTTTGATTAGCTGAGCGTCGGAAAATATCCATCTACTGTTAAAAGCAATGGAGAGGAGAGAGTAAAAGAGAATAAAGAGGCAGCTTCAGAGTCAAGAAAAGGTGAAAAATTCTttgttctatttcttttcttgtacGCGACTTAAATGTTATAGGAATCAATgaatcatcatcttcttcaacaaCAATCatctttatttaaatttgacACCAACAAAGTGCATCTTTCTCCTGTGTACATGTAAATTCGCATCGCAATAGGCCCTACAATAGGTAAAGAGTCTCAGACAATTGGGCACATGGAGGCATTTTCCCCCCACCActtaaaacaattttctttcttttgatgatAATAAAGGGATTGTAGGTAGCTGTGTGTcactacttttttctttttagttggCACTAAGCTGtaactttctcttcttttttttggttattgcaGGAAGATATTTCAGTGTCGCAATAATTTTAAAGGGCGTTAGGTTTGTTGATGAAGAGTTCGATAGTTTAAAAGAGGTGGACCCACAATTCTATTAGAGTGTAGTTTAGATTTATCAATTTGTTGTTTGTTGTATCTCCTTTTTCATCGCTGTGAACAGGGTGttattatcttttattattattattaatgttagATCAATTTGGTGTACAATTAAACTTAAGTAGTGGGTATTTTGGTTGGTCTAGAGCCACTTTCAGTGTGAACTTTCGTCATGTTATGATTGATTAATCATAACAAGAGCTGTTGAAACACAACATCATGCAtgcttttcatttttgtcttttctttgcGCTTTTGTCTTAAAACCTACTGCAAGCGtgacaaatcaaaacaaaatctttgCCTGATTACATTACACGGCAATGCCACGACATTCTAGATATGATCAtataaaaccttaaaattttgaataattttcaaTGGAGTAAAAGACCAAACAACCCAATAGAAAGGTACCGAAAAAGAGATATTATGAATCGAATATATACATCTTTCCCACACTGTATATGATAACAAGGAAGACCGCTCGCTTATAataacttgtatttttttagttttcttttctttgaatttgCTTTTACCAATTCCACTCTAACCATCACGTCAAGCAAACTTCATTAAATGCAGTATCTATCAAAAAGACAATCTATCCACAAGTTTATCAGCTCAGAAAGTGATCCAAATGCTGCTTGTCCAAATTCCATGCGAATCTACTTGATTGGCCTATGCCTCAAAACAAAAATGCTTCTTACACATGGTTACAAAAATACATTTCATATGTACACTAGAATTTCATTATTCACATCAGAGCTTGGCAGAAAGTATCGACCCAACCCTTGCCCAACAACATTAAGCCTACTGTCTAGCCACAATGACCTGATATGAACTCATCATAAATCTACAGCGACCTCAATCGGATTTCCAGACCATAACTAACTAACTGTCTTGCTAGAAATGTACATGGGAGGATGCTGGACTGCTCGTATCAGATCATTGCATAGCCTCTTCCAGAAGAAATCATATGAAAAACTAAATGTTCTACAATCTAGAATTACATGGTCCTTTACCCTGTCTCATCTAAACTAGCAGAGGCCTCACTTCCTAATGGACATGATCCACCTCCCTGAATCTCATCCTCACTGAATGTGCTCTCTTCACTAGAATCAGAAAACTGTCCAACATCCTCATCGGAGATCATATCAGCCTTCCTCGTCTTTCTAATATCCTTTATTCCCCTCCCCTGCAGGGCCAATCGCCTGCGTTTTCGTGCTTTCCTCTTGCCCTTGGGATACTCTTCCCTTTGTGAGTCCAGGCTCTTACCATCTACCTCCTTTGCTCTCCTGCTTTTGCCATATTCATTATCCTCTGATTCGTCCGCATCAGACTTCCGCTTTTTTCTACTTGAATTTGTCTAGTATAAAATAGTGTAAATCCAGATTTTAGTTCAGAGGATACCAAGTGAAATCAGTTCAATGGCAATAGAAACATAGACTAGAAATTCCAAGCAGGTAAATATGCAACTATAAATTTTTCAAGAGAGTGCTAGTCTAGCAAATTCTACTTTCAAATAAAGGTACAGGAATCAAAACCACTGATGGTCCAGACAaagttttaaatacacaattcTTCTACTTAACTACTGAATTCTTCCCACCACATTCTGAGAGActaacatcatcatcattgttacCACCAAGCTACACCTATTCAGCCTTTAGAAGACCTAAAAATCCTCAACATGGGAAGTCTTAGGACTACTTAAGCTACAAGTTCACTACAATGGTTGTAGCGATGTTATGATTTTCAGggaaaattgatgacatgaaAAGCTTGTTAGTCGTTGAGGGTCCATATTTGCTTGTTATTTTCAGTCAACCATTATTGTCCATTTGTCCTTCTCAgtcctcttttttgttttttactcaCTTTAACTGCTCAAGTCACAGTGGTGAGAACCAATTGGgcaaattttttctttcaaatcaaCATTCAGTAAAAGTTTGGGTCAGAGTTTTCCAATTGAACTAGTGTACTCAACAGTGGCAAGGATGACATGTTTTGAATATACATTGCTACACGAACAGGAACGTAAATATTACTGGCAAAAAATTTCACACGCATACCTTGGGACCACGGTCAACCAACCGAGCCCACTCATGACGGTTCCTCAGGCAATCAAGAACAGCCTGAGAATGACTTGAATATGCATAACGCTCTCCATTATGCTTCCTCAAGTTATGCCAGTGCTGTGAAGTAAAATACAGCAGAAAAATGAGAATCTAATTTCTTCTAAATTCACAAAGGGAAACTAATAAATCTATAGAAAATTAGTCGGTGAAAGAAGAGACATACTGGGAGGACTGCATTACAGAGTTCCTCATAAGTCATGCGCCTGCCTTTGCTCATAATCTCATTGATCAAGCCTACACATAATAAAAAGGATTAGAGAACAATGAAAAGGTGAAAGAAATAGGATACGctgcttttctttttgagttGATCCTTTTACAGCGGAGAACACTATGTGCAAATATAATGCTCCTGACTACTTACCAGGTAAAGTGCGATGAACAGGACCCCCAACTGCTCCTGTATCATCATCAGAGGTATTCCTGGGTGAATTGCGTATAGATGACAAATTACGTTCATTAGCTTCAGTAGAGGAAGATGGGCCACTGTTTGTAGTTGCTGTGGAAGCAGGAGGGATATTCTTCTTAACAGAATGGAACACTGTTGGGGATCCATTTTCCTCACTCTTGGTGGAAGCATCTGCTGTGTGTACCATGTCTTGTCTCCTCTGATCAGAAGATGGCACTCTGTCTGTCCTTTTAGCTTCATCATCATGCTCACGAGAACTGCGGAACCCATCTTTGGATGTGTCTTTGTATTTTCTTCTAGAAACCTATAAAATGTACCAACAATGAGTTCAGTTACTAGAGCCAACCCCCTGTTAAACACTTATGTTGCCAAAGACAGCAACTACATATAAAGAGAATACTGACAAAGTGTCATAAAATTACAAGAACACCACACATCTTACCAAGTTATGATCTTTTCCTCCAGAGCTAGATGAGCGCTTTATTAGAATGCTTGTCGCACTTGAAGATGACAACTGAGGTAAGGTACCTGCATGGCGCATACGTGGCACACGAGGTACTCTAGGAGAACTATTGAGTTCTTGATGCAAAAGTAAAGCAAGCtgccaaaaacaaataaagatcacatcaaacacaaaataagggaaaaattttaatttaaaaaaaaaaaaaaagaagaagaagaagaagaagaaaaaagaacattCGGCTCAAACCTCTTCATCACTGAGGGTTGCAGGAGAATTTGAAGGTGGAGGATGCGTGGATGGTCCATGATTTTGATTCATCTTAGATGACAGCTGGAAATTTGCCTGGTTAAACTTCTCACCTCTTTGTGGTAGACCTGAAGAGTGAGTCTTATTTTGTGCATGTAAAGACTTCTGCTGATGCAGCGATACAGCAGACTCACCTGGGCTTGTAGCAGCAGAAATATTCTGTGCTGAAGACACTTTATCTTTAGAAGATGAGTTATCTTTAGAATCTGATACAGTTCGCTTTGGAACAGAATCGTGTGAAACCCTGCTAGAGTGTGATGCTTTTAAAGCAGAATTTTCAGAAGATTTTGGACGCTCTTTTTCTGCATTCCTAGGCAAGTCATCCTTCTCTTCATCCTTGACCACATCACTTAAAGCACGATCTTTCTTATTGCTAAGATTGGAGTCAGGTGTTACTCGTTGCTTGGTGATAGGATTGGGATTCTGAGCATCCACAGGTTTGGAGTCGTCAGTAGAGGATGGTTTGGATGAGGTGGAAGAAGATTTTCCAACACATACAACCATTTTACGCTGGTTGGGTAGCACTGGGGCATTTAAGATAGCTCCACCAGATCTCGGACGCTCTTCAGCAGACACCAATCCATGTTTGGCATCCAAAGGAATATTTTTTGCAGACGCAGAACCTTCTGAGCCCACCAATTCTCGTTTAAGCTGACAAGGACCACCAGACAATTCATCAAATTTATCTGTATGGTGATCAATAAGTCCGTCTAAACTTCTTTCAGCATCTTGTGCCTTATGGTCGCTGGATTGTGAACTGGTTACCACTGCATCAttcattttagaattttcagACATTTGCTCAGAAGATATCCCTGTCTCTTTTGCATCACCTAGAGGAGAAGACCGTGTATTCGAAAGACCCCTAGAattctcatcatcttcttcagTTTTCACTTTAACATTTGGCTGAACAGAGCTCAGTGATGTGTCACTGTTAAAATCTTGAAGAATCTGATCGTCTTTAACTTCCGGTGCGCTGGTAGCCAGATCTTCAATAGGTGGCCTCACATCGTTTCTAGCAGAAACTTCTGCACTATTTTCTATGTTATCATTTGACCCACTAGCTCCCtattttaagaaacaaaagTGTCACTTAAAACAGAATAGCTGAATTTTCTAGTAGCATACAATATGACACATACTGAGTAAATGTTGTTTGTGCCAGAGTTGCTACATCCACTAAAGCATGTGATAGATAAATAAACTTTAGTAGGTTAAGCAAAATCTTGTAAAGTAAGGGCGGCACTATTTTCTATGTTATCATTTGACCTGCTAGTTCCCtattttaagaaacaaaaatgtcACTTAAACAAAATAGCTGAATTTTCTAGAAGCATACAATATGACACATACTAAGTTAATGTTGTTTGTGACAGAGTTGCTACATCCACTGAAACATGTGATAGATAAATAAACTTTAGTAGGTTAAGCAAAATCTTGTAAACTAAGAGCGGTATAGGATGCACTTAAAAgtaaaccaattacataaaacaaaatacagCAAGCCCAAGTAACGTATCCAATTTTAGCAATCCTATATCCTAGGGTTTAGATAGTGGAAACAGACTAATAACCTTAGGTGACATAGCTCTctattgttagagatatattccACAGAATAGGTGATGTGTAAGAGCACATGAAGCGTACTCACTGAGATGTACGTGCATACCAACCTAACAGGTGTATTAGATTCAGGACCCATTTCAAGGGGGAGGGGGCGCGGGGGGGATAATCACCAGAATCAGTTAATTGCTTATGAATAAGAGGATTCCAAGGTTTTCACAACAATAACAAAGCTACAACTTTTAGGACGGGGAAAGCCTCTAGTCTGAAAGTACATAAATTCATATAAGTTATAAGAAGCTTATAGAGTTGTCTACTTGTTGTACACATCCTGTATGCGATGTTTAGACCCTTTTGGCacttcttaaataaattttattactatttttttttattaaaaaatatagcttAGAGAGATAGAATTCGAAATGAGGAAAATTGCTTAAAGATAAGGGTGGCTCCTATTGATGAAAATATGAGATGGCTTGGTGATGTTCAAAGAAAAGCAATTAATGCACCAATGAGAAATGAGCTTATTCAAGTTGAGAGAATGAAATAAGGTAGAGGAAGACCAAAAGTAACATTAATAGAAGTAGTAAAAAAGGACATGTCAATTTCGGAAGTAATTGAGAGTACAAAAATTTTGGCCTAaagcttggttgttgttgttgttagctTATAGAGCtgaatttttggttttgagttttgacctTTGCCAGGTTAAGGGCTTATTAATGTTTTGAGGCCACATTGGTTAATTATTATTGAATATTTATGGTGCACAAATGAAGTCCTATTCATTAATTTGGATCTATATTCAACAGCAGTCTCATATATATGGTCTTTACTTGTTTATCTTCCAAATTTACTTGGTTTCATTGCTTTGCAAAACAGCGAACCCTTATAAGTGAAGTGTTAATATAATTGAAACTAAGTACTAGCAAAATAATGTGAATGCATTCCCTCGTGTTTGTGATTGACCTTTGCCAAATTGCCTATGGCTTCCTCACTCTATCTCGTATTTATTCTTCTTTGACCTTCTTTAACTTCTAAGCAAACTCATGCTTTAACTGCATCAATGACAGCCTATAAATATGTTATCAACTCAAGTTTTATAAATCTTCAGGCTATTATCATctttttccctttaaatttGTAACCATAGTTATTAAAGAAAGTAGTTAAACCTAATTTAGACCCAGCATGAAGAAGccttgaagaaaatttttttactttgcaGAACAATACGGCCATCCTTCAAATACATTCTGGATAGTCAGATTCTGAATGATTATCTTTTGTGGGTAACGAGGGGGAATGGTGATAAG
This DNA window, taken from Quercus robur chromosome 2, dhQueRobu3.1, whole genome shotgun sequence, encodes the following:
- the LOC126713186 gene encoding glucan endo-1,3-beta-glucosidase 11-like, which encodes MDLCRFHYCLSRLIFISGIVFPVMVASIGVNYGQIANNLPLPENVVPLVKSIGATKVKLYDADPRVLQAFANTDVEFMVGLGNDLLGKMKDVDKAQTWVKSNVQAHLPATKITSIFVGNEVLTFNDTILTGCLVPAMQSVHTALVNLGLDKQVSVTTAHSLAILETSYPPSSGAFRRDLTSCITPILNFHAKTGSPFLINAYPYFAYKASPKQVSLDFVLFQQNQGTIDPSTNLHYDNMLFAQIDAVYAALAALGYKKLPVHISETGWPSKGDEDEAGATPDNAKKYNGNLMKLMSQKKGTPMKPDSDLNIYVFAMFNENMKPGPTSERNYGLFKPDGTPVYSLGIALSNSTFSNTTSFGGSSGSSDTPTSSQGSSSTGYLTISSATTKRYPLVGPVSFFFMFMIKLLL
- the LOC126713185 gene encoding uncharacterized protein LOC126713185, whose product is MTGRSQRCKSTDPPDDWVDESWTVDCVCGVNFDDGEEMVNCDECGVWVHTRCSRYVKGDDIFVCDKCKIKNNRNVSEETEVAQLLVELPTKTMRMENSFATNGPPRRPFRLWTDIPIEERVHVQGIPGGDPGLFSGLSSVFTPELWKCTGCVPKKFNFQYREFPCWDEKKEGDSRIEDENENPVDKGAGVLFSLSKERVLATAPVTAFIGVRGRGEEGGGDRKAPLKEMKKWESEEFDARRVQNGAKKERSLLRPVVVQANKRKKEDLGPSKDRNGKKKVRIAEKEADARKRGSHSSKTVFTPTSDAKQLEFYEDRGPKFVKDESKSIKNKNLKVSVVPEHVPDGNLAVDNNVEQLKNNLATIAHSSEALPSDFPRCVSSAGAGLKGEKDSDKVPIAVESSPKIVDGVASLLESNVAGVPIKDEGASGSNDNIENSAEVSARNDVRPPIEDLATSAPEVKDDQILQDFNSDTSLSSVQPNVKVKTEEDDENSRGLSNTRSSPLGDAKETGISSEQMSENSKMNDAVVTSSQSSDHKAQDAERSLDGLIDHHTDKFDELSGGPCQLKRELVGSEGSASAKNIPLDAKHGLVSAEERPRSGGAILNAPVLPNQRKMVVCVGKSSSTSSKPSSTDDSKPVDAQNPNPITKQRVTPDSNLSNKKDRALSDVVKDEEKDDLPRNAEKERPKSSENSALKASHSSRVSHDSVPKRTVSDSKDNSSSKDKVSSAQNISAATSPGESAVSLHQQKSLHAQNKTHSSGLPQRGEKFNQANFQLSSKMNQNHGPSTHPPPSNSPATLSDEELALLLHQELNSSPRVPRVPRMRHAGTLPQLSSSSATSILIKRSSSSGGKDHNLVSRRKYKDTSKDGFRSSREHDDEAKRTDRVPSSDQRRQDMVHTADASTKSEENGSPTVFHSVKKNIPPASTATTNSGPSSSTEANERNLSSIRNSPRNTSDDDTGAVGGPVHRTLPGLINEIMSKGRRMTYEELCNAVLPHWHNLRKHNGERYAYSSHSQAVLDCLRNRHEWARLVDRGPKTNSSRKKRKSDADESEDNEYGKSRRAKEVDGKSLDSQREEYPKGKRKARKRRRLALQGRGIKDIRKTRKADMISDEDVGQFSDSSEESTFSEDEIQGGGSCPLGSEASASLDETG